The Ornithodoros turicata isolate Travis chromosome 7, ASM3712646v1, whole genome shotgun sequence genome includes a region encoding these proteins:
- the LOC135400535 gene encoding metalloendopeptidase OMA1, mitochondrial-like, producing the protein MQPATLVFYWLRYVFYVLSEPDCILLWLPFALGYRFIHCFRLRRRKISSKRILILPVATVGLFVCYYVSHLEWCPIANRSRFIAFTPREFLERISGDVSAIQKYFWKAASRPGHQRNYRRLYRTARKILRANRHLPGVKNKTWSFTIVRSVTPSAFVLPNCKTYVFDAIFDVCDTDDSLSFVLAHELTHCLLEHTLEKESLSLLLDKITSSLWAISFLVVRDDALALIIPWVLQKATHYGVFLPHSRFMELESDKLALQMTARSCYDFRYSVVYFDRTHEFLSKA; encoded by the exons ATGCAACCTGCCACTCTGGTCTTCTACTGGCTTCGATATGTGTTTTACGTCCTAAGTGAGCCTGACTGCATCCTCCTGTGGCTTCCTTTCGCACTGGGATACCGCTTTATTCACTGCTTTCGTCTTAGGCGTCGCAAAATTTCCTCCAAGAGGATACTTATCTTACCTGTTGCCACGGTGGGTTTGTTCGTCTGCTACTATGTGTCGCATCTGGAGTGGTGTCCCATCGCTAACCGTTCGCGTTTCATCGCGTTCACGCCACGGGAATTCCTGGAGAGGATCTCGGGAGACGTCTCTGCAATTCAGAAATACTTCTGGAAGGCGGCGAGCAGACCCGGGCATCAGAGAAATTATCGTAGGCTGTATCGTACTGCCAGGAAGATTCTCCGAGCAAACAGGCACCTACCAGGAGTGAAGAACAAGACGTGGTCTTTCACAATCGTTCGTTCCGTGACGCCTAGTGCGTTTGTGCTCCCAAACTGCAAGACGTACGTTTTCGACGCTATCTTCGACGTGTGTGACACCGACGACAGTTTGTCGTTCGTATTGGCGCACGAACTGACGCACTGCCTCCTGGAGCACACGCTAGAAAAGGAGAGCTTATCCCTCCTCTTGGATAAAATCACCTCCTCCTTGTGGGCAATCAGCTTTCTGGTCGTCAGGGACGACGCACTCGCGCTTATAATTCCCTGGGTTCTTCAAAAGGCCACACACTATGGGGTCTTCTTACCGCACAGCCGCTTCATGGAACTCGAATCGGACAAGTTGGCGTTGCAGATGACCGCTCGTTCCTGCTACGATTTTCGCTATAGCGTCGTGTACTTCGACAGG ACACATGAATTCCTCTCTAAGGCTTAG